The Lycium ferocissimum isolate CSIRO_LF1 chromosome 8, AGI_CSIRO_Lferr_CH_V1, whole genome shotgun sequence DNA segment NNNNNNNNNNNNNNNNNNNNNNNNNNNNNNNNNNNNNNNNNNNNNNNNNNNNNNNNNNNNNNNNNNNNNNNNNNNNNNNNNNNNAAAAAACCAAAACTTAGCAATTTATGGGAATGTAAAGGAATATAGAGAGAAGGGAAGTCAAGAGAAGAGGAGCATGAAAAATGACAAGTGAGTGGGTGATAGGGCCGCATATGGGCGAGAAAGAGAGACTAAGTACGAGGGTGACCAATCGCGTAAACGCGCGTGTCCCTATCATTAATGAGAGGCGGCAGGGCGTAACGTGCGAAAAGCGGTTGGCGAGGCGCATACGTGGCCATTCTCGCTAAAATTTAAAGATAGAAACAGTCGGCCGAGTCACTTCCAGTGGTTTCTAGGGTTATTCGAAAACTTCCCGTTACCCGCGACCGGCATGCATTTGTGTGACGGCTAATATACGTATACGGGAAAACCGACGTAACGTAAACCGATGAAGTGAGGTCGGGGGGCGAAGATGGGAACGTGCCCGATTACATTCGAGCGAACCGAGTAGCGCACGTACTCGGAGAGTGAGCCGGAGGAGCGCTTATACCGAGCCGGGAGCAAGGGTGCCGTTCGGTTACGCGGCCGCAGGCCCGTATGATCGTTGGATCGGTGAACGGCGGGTCGGTGGTTGTTGGTCCGGAGATGCAGTAGCACAGCGCGAGCCGCGCGTCGCATGTATCTTTGTCCACGCGCGCCACGAATACGCGTGTGTGTGTCGACGGCGTCGATCCCCCACCAATCGTCGTAGCcgtccttattattattatttattcgATTCACATTGGAGGAAGCCCATGGAGGCAAAAGACTATAAATAGGGGACACCCCCCTCCTTTGTGAAATTGGGCACCTTTATCTTCAAAAAGAATACCTTGAATAGGAAGAAGCTCATATCATTTTCTCTCTCATTCGTCCATTCGGCCAAGGTCAGTTTCCTCTTaatattgttgtttatgatatgatatattgtttaTGACGTTTATATCTTTAGCTATCTTATCGATGAACCTTCAaacctctactttcttttgTCTTATCAATCTCATGAActaagcacatatcctatacccacaTATAAATTCAAGtgattatccgatttcggggtaaacagtatTATCGTACAAGCCTTTGTATCTTCTGCCAAAAAGCTACAAAGGCCCCTCCATACTGATTGCAAGAAATTTGATACATCACCTTTTGCCtagatttttcattttccagCCATTTTGCTTCATTGGgctgtatataatatgtatgatTCCTAATAACTCACAGATTGCTTCGATGTTAGCTAACTGTTACTTTGTCATTGTATCTTTGCATTCTCGAAAGATCTGGATTATATTCAACTATCATAGACGAAActagaattttgagtttatgagttGTAAATTCTAGAAAAGACAATTTAATGGGTTCTGGATTAATTATCTATAcatattaagtgaatttttaaaCGGGTTAATAGCACTTTTCGTCCCTcaatttttggtaaattttaatGGCAAAATTACGCTCtatgtctatttttgaaaatatttatggcACGTAGcctatattttgtgtataaacacccgATTTAGcgcatatttgtgtataaacaccttttatacactattatacactttatataagGTTGATAAACACATACACTGTTATGTATAATGATTTCCCCCCCTAGGTttatataatgttgtatataatattgtatattgggctacggggtaaatattttcaaaagctgtatattttttaaaatatcccAAATTTTATTCCGATCTTTGTGATATCTGACTAAGCatatttaacctttaattaattgaaatgtgCATTTTTGATCCCTTTGCCGATGAATATCACAAATTTACCATAATTATTAATCGTTCCACCGCTTAGTTACCAATATGTTATATTAAGCTTGCATTTATTCCATATTTGATGATAATATACTTCTAAAAGTAGttcaaatataacatattttctaCATAAAAGGACTAAAGATACacattttatttaattgaagATTAAATGTCCTTTACCGGATATGACAAAGGACGAAAATCAGAATTTACTCATAATTGAGGGACCAAAAGGGGAATTACCCCTTTTTAAACACATATATTTGCCAAAGCTAGATTTTGCCGAACCCGTAGACAGGCTTGTAGCTCGGTCCCTGCCAATTATGATAAGTTGAGGTTGCATAGCAGTGACATTCAAAGATTCATAACAAATCGATTTCTAGAATAGGCAGTTTGTAATTGTTGTACTCCTTTCTGGATGGATGATcaagtttattaaaaaaatgaatatagtCTTCTCTGTTAATTGTACTAGAATTACAATACAATTGATGTAATCTGGCGATATTCTGAGCTTGATAGTGGATTGATTTTTTAGTACAAGCACCATCTTGACCCAGTCATCTATCAAAAAAGCAAAAAGGAAATTCAAGTAGTATAGCAAAAATGAACTAGTCCAGAAATGCGGGCAACATTTAGACCCTCCATGGCTGAAGCATTGAAAGTGATTCTCTAAGGTTCTGAATTTTGTATGATGTTGCTTGTTGTAATCATCAACAGACAGGGAGATCTACTGGAGGAGCCTCCAATGATTCCAGTTCACTAACTCCGTTTTCCACGAGGAACGCCATGGCCAAACCCCACGTAATGTGAACGTCCAAGTGACAATGCATTAACCACACTCCTGTTTAAGTTAATATTGTAAGCTGAATTTGTAAACATCATGTAGAATAGAGTTTGCAAAGGTTAgaaatataaatacataattgtTTCCCTTTGTATTCATTTACCTGGATTATCAGCGACAAATCTGATGACTGTCCATCCATTGACGGGCACACTGGCTGTATTTCGGAAAGGGGGATCAACAAGGTTGAATTTAGCCGTATCAGTCTTTGGATTAAAGTTACCAAATCCCTCCGCAATGATGTAAAAATCATATCCATGAAGATGAATTGGGTGATTTTCAGCTGTAAAGATACTTGTCCCCTGTAAAACAACTTGCACTCGTGCCCCGTATTTCAGTTTGTACAGCTTAGTTCCTCTAATAGGTTGCCTCAGTGACCGACTTACGTTACCAGTATAATCAAATTTTACAGGCGGGTTTGCTGGGAAATTAGTTGAGAAAACCCCAGGTATGCCTTGGTGATGTGCTTGTAGCAGCGAAAAATTGGATGGTAGCACAAAAGATACATTGTTCATACTGGCAGCGAATCGAGTTCCGTTTGGACCTTGACAGTTTTTAGAGCTTGCACCTCTTGGGCAGTTCAGGAGTCCCAGCCCAACCGTGAAGAATAGATTTTCATCAATTTCAGTGGGCACCTCGACCTTTCTTGGGCTTCTGAATTTGGTTGTGAAAGCTGTCGCAGTGGCTGTGTCATTATATGCTGGTAAAGATGGGAAAACTGGATTGGTCTTGGCACAGTTGGAAGAACAAGAAGCTGTTTTGTACTCAAGTATGGCTGTGGTTGTGGTGTTATCAAAGGGGGCGCGTTGAGCACTTGCATATGCACGTGCTGCCATGTAGTATCTGGCTGCTGGCTGATCAGCTTTGATCAGGACATCCGTTGTCTGGCCTGGTCCGAGCATAAGGACTGATGTTGTGAAGGGTTTAACATAAGAGGCATCTGCTCCAACAACAGTAAGCTTATGGTTGGCCACTGTAAAGAAAAGTTGCTGATTGAGTGCAGCATTGATAACTCGAAGGAGGTTGGTTTCTCCAGAGTCCACATGGACTATGGTGGTATCTGCATAATTATGATTTCTATGAGCACAATGTCCCGAACAGGTAAGGTAAATCTTCATTTAGTGAAAGTTAGAAATTGGTCTTTATACTATGTATAAATTGCTTGATCATTTGATCTTTTAAAGAGTATTAGATGGTAATAGCGTCTTGAGTATCTGAACGGTATGCTTTAGCTTTGTTGGGGGAATTTGTAGAGTAATCTTGACTGTAGAAACAAATTTCTTGGTACACCACCTCTATAAGTCGTCTTGATTTCTGAGGCAAATTTCTTGGTACACA contains these protein-coding regions:
- the LOC132066909 gene encoding laccase-12-like encodes the protein MESFNSIANPLCSLTFMCILLLFANAASGKTHYHDFVIQATPVKRLCKTHNTITVNGQFPGPTLEVNNGDTLVIKVVNRAQYNATIHWHGVRQMRTGWADGPEFITQCPIRPGKSYTYRFTIQGQEGTLWWHAHSSWLRASVYGALIIHPKEGAHYPFPKPKRETPILLGEWWDTNPIEVVRQATSTGAAPNVSDAYTINGQPGDLYKCSRQDTTIVHVDSGETNLLRVINAALNQQLFFTVANHKLTVVGADASYVKPFTTSVLMLGPGQTTDVLIKADQPAARYYMAARAYASAQRAPFDNTTTTAILEYKTASCSSNCAKTNPVFPSLPAYNDTATATAFTTKFRSPRKVEVPTEIDENLFFTVGLGLLNCPRGASSKNCQGPNGTRFAASMNNVSFVLPSNFSLLQAHHQGIPGVFSTNFPANPPVKFDYTGNVSRSLRQPIRGTKLYKLKYGARVQVVLQGTSIFTAENHPIHLHGYDFYIIAEGFGNFNPKTDTAKFNLVDPPFRNTASVPVNGWTVIRFVADNPGVWLMHCHLDVHITWGLAMAFLVENGVSELESLEAPPVDLPVC